GGGCCAGATGAGCATTTGGGTTCACGAAGAGCGAAGGCTGGTCGGACAAAACCCCAATGGCGAGGATCCGAACATcctgaagatgaagaaggacgcGGACTTGCGTAGGATGTGCAGTGAAGTTGTTCTGGTGTCTGAATGCAAACAGAAATGTGTCAGCCTTtactcttcctctcacaACAGAGCGACTGGATTCACTTCAGCTCGTCATAGATTTCATACGGATCAAAAGTCCTGGAATAAATCCTGTTAATGCTGGCCGATCCATTTCTGTGCAAAGTCACAAAGCGCTGCCATCAAGATCAGAAACAAGCTTGGCATTTGCTTGAGCACTCGATGGAGTGGTAGCTCACCGTCCATGCTTCCTCGTGTGTGCATCCTGACTGACGATGTTCCAGTCGACCTAGAGTCCTGTTAATGCAATGGTCAGGTTGCGAGTTCCACATCGAAGCGCTTTCCAAGATCTGTTGATCGCCACGTTCCACCGCTCGAGCAAGAGTAAGGGAATGTacgactcacctgagaAACACAGCTCGCCAGGTATCATCATCCCccttcaacctcttccagctcggGAGGAACCTCCTCTCAAAAGCCTCTTTCCAAAgctcctcatcccatctcccaaACTCGAATCTCTCCACTAtccatctcgctctcgccaCCACCAGTACCGACAGGATTAAGCGCATTCTCGCActcggagaaggagggaggaacgagttgagatgaggaagcaCGGACAGGGCTTGTGGATATGGTGGACCTTGTTGGAGTGTTTGACGGATGCTGGATGGGAGCggggagagatgggattgGGTCAAGGTGATCAGGATGGGATGAAGTGATAGGAAAGGAATGAGCGTTTCCAGTGAGAGACAGCTAAGAGTTGCGTTCATTCAGCATTGGTGTCAGAAGGAAATCCGTGTCCATCGATCCACTGACCATGCGATTTGACTCAGTATCTCTCCTGGCATTTCGAGCAAGAGGCATCGTCCGTCCTTTGGCGGGATCATCGGATCGCCCATCGCTGGACTGTCATTGTGCTCGGGCTGCAACATGCCTTTcacgacctcttcttcctccatcctgGCGCACTGGGTATGCCTCTCGCCTCGCTGCGTCGATGTTGACACAGTGGTGTGATAGGTGATTCAAGTTTTGCCGCTGCCAATGTAACACCAAGTTGTAGCTTAACTTATAGCAACATCGCAACCCCATGTCCATGTGGAGACCCCGCAGTTCCGGACTCCGGCGTGGCTGCCACATTCGGCGTTGTGCAGTGAAATTGATCCCGTTCTCATCACTCGGCGGTGGGCGGCGTCATTGTATAAATGTAGATTTCATCGTCTTTTGTAGCAACAGATTGACAGTTCACTGCACTGTATATCGTCGAGAAACACCATCCCAAGCGTCAAGATGTCAAACATGTCACGATCAGCTCTGACCAACCTCCGACCCTTCCTCCGATCTACTCcctcccctctcttcctctcaatcAGACACGCTTCAACCTCCACCccctcctctgcttctccacTCGACGCACCCACTCAACCATCTTCATCGGCtaccacctcatcatctccaagcACGACCCCcatcccactcccactGACATGGCCCAACTacctttctcttcgccGACAAAGACGTCTGTGGTCTACGTTGACCACTGTACCGACGACTTTTGCGGGATTGACATTGGGTGGAGGATATTTTGCGAGTCTGGAAGCGGATCCGACGCAATTAATCATGGGCATTGAgccgatgtgagtgatgtcCTCGACATGTATATGATTGGATTCATACGCTGATGCGGGGTCTGGTCATTAGGTTTGTGTATGGCGGTGCGACGTGAGTGATATTATTGAGGTCAGTCTTTGGCAGAGTAGTAAGCTAATCGGGTGCTGGTATGTTATGATTGGGAATAACAGATTCGGATGTATGGGTAAGTCATTACACCTTTGACTCTTCACTCACTGCACAAGCATCACAAAGTCactcgctgacatctcgCGTCTGCGCTCTTCTCCACAGCCCTTGGATACCTCGTCGGACCAACGATCGgctctttccttttctcccTCACCCATCCTTCCGTCTCAAGAGGGAACCCACCCGCACTGGAAGTCATGGACAGGGAGTTTTATCACAGGATCAAGCGGAATAGGGCGGATCCAAGGTTTCAAAGCGTGCAGAACATCGTGCCGGATTTCTACggcgagaaggtgagttgaaaTCCCCAACAGACACTTTGGGGATGTAGGGGGTGCAGTGCGACTGCcagagagggaagatggacCTGGGTCAGATAGGGAATGCGAGAGTACGGAAGGTCTTTACGAAGGAACATACAATCGCAAACGAACGAAAGAGAGGACaatcgaggaggaagacagaaggggaagggcGCTGTAGAGGTCGGATGACGAATAACGTCGATGTGTATCTAATAGCTCAATGCTGACTCCGCGCTCCCTTCACTCGCATTAGATCGTGTCCCTTTCAACATACAGACGGTGGCTCAGAGATCAAGCGGTCTACAAGCGGAAAGCGATGCACGGTGTGCCCAGCGAGGAGCAGTGAAGGGCATTTTGAACCAGCAGCCAGCAGTagtatcatcatcatgcaACACACCTTAGAAATGAAGGACACGCGGTGTTCTGGTGACTGATCAATGACTTGTTCGAAGTCCCATGAACAATCTGTTTCTGAACCATTCTCACTGGTTTGCATGCGATGAATGTCATATTTCGTATCATTCGTGGACTCGTAATCGATCAATTATGTATCTCACCTCATTGTTCAGGATGCCATACTCGACCTCACCAATATCTACAATGTCCGCCTTGAACGCAGTTATCGCCTTCGTTTATATCCTctttcatcctcctttcgTCCTCCCTGTCCATTCGAAGATCTCGAGTCTGATCCCGACGTTGGTCCCATTGAGCTCGAAGTTGGACCTGAGGGCGGAACTTGCGATCTGCTGCCATGTCCATTCGAGCCTTTCCCTTGTGACGGTGTCGATATCGATTGACCAcgaggagcagaaggaggcggGACGCCACCTCGTCCATTGCCACTACCACTGCCGCGAATGGCAAGACCTCTCAtaccacttccacctcctctcgaCATGCGTGGACCTATCGGAGAGTTGGTGGGAGCGAAACCTGTCGAAGCGAGTTTACTAGTTGTTGCTTCGAGAGGTGTAGTAGATGATGCTAGGGGTGTAGTTGTAGGAAGAGCATGGTTTTGGGATTTGTGAGAGGA
Above is a window of Kwoniella newhampshirensis strain CBS 13917 chromosome 9, whole genome shotgun sequence DNA encoding:
- a CDS encoding presequence translocated-associated motor subunit PAM17, mitochondrial, whose protein sequence is MSRSALTNLRPFLRSTPSPLFLSIRHASTSTPSSASPLDAPTQPSSSATTSSSPSTTPIPLPLTWPNYLSLRRQRRLWSTLTTVPTTFAGLTLGGGYFASLEADPTQLIMGIEPMFVYGGATFGCMALGYLVGPTIGSFLFSLTHPSVSRGNPPALEVMDREFYHRIKRNRADPRFQSVQNIVPDFYGEKIVSLSTYRRWLRDQAVYKRKAMHGVPSEEQ